From the Stigmatella erecta genome, one window contains:
- a CDS encoding type I polyketide synthase: MNEALQAISDILAELTPEDRAALAAMVGKAPSPVAIVGIGCRFPGGADNPERFWEFLRAGTDAVREVPRERWNVDDYYDPDPQAPGKMVTRYGTFLDEVDRFDAPFFEISGREAQSMDPQQRLLLQVGWEALESAGLPPDGLKGRAVGVFVGSCLHDYEILAQRRGLERFDAHSVTGGMSSVLAGRLSHFLGLHGPSLTVDTACSSSLVALHLACQSLRAGESDVALAAGVNLLLAPESMVMLSRLGALSPDGRCKSFDIRANGFARGEGCGVVVLKRLPDALAAEDRIFAVIRGSAVNHDGRSTGLAAPNAQAQKAVITEALGNAGVRPEQVGYIEAHGTGTPLGDPIEVDALKELFASRKDGSTCGLGSVKTNLGHLEAAAGIAGIIKVALSLQQEAIPPHLHLTELNPRIQLSGSPFSIPASVQPWKRAGAPRIAGVSSFGLSGTNAHVVMEEAPVREQRPVSAGRPAHLLTLSAKSSASLRELARRYAALLGAPGGAALGDVARSTHLGRSLLSHRLAVVAEGREEAQEALSAFAEGKPSRTVACGEASASQRPRVAFLFTGELAPLTAAGRTLHETEPVYRAAVERCAQLLGPALGAGVTQALLGRGALEDASIVQPALFIMQYALAELWASFGVRPEGVLGYGAGELSAACVAGVLSLEDALRLAAERGRLLQGLPEAGEAAAVFASEAEAARAIALHPRGVTMAAFDEPGQVVIAGAAAALREVVAALEAQGLRTSPVRAPPAFRRPGVEAMLPAWERAVAQVRFSPPRCVFASTVTGAMAAPGGVAHADYWRRQAGEPVRFRQALEALRGAGFDTFVELGRQPALIGLGRKCLPTAEAVTWVASLKPEREEARGILEGLGELVARGVQVELSGLHRDERGPRIPLPTYPFAKERYWLEAAAAAQGPYRPSAPGTGLLGTRREFAGDTVCFEASWKGSELPFAKEHRFDGGPALPSAAQLVRVHLAAAQVMGSERVELQRVRLQAPLAVTDPPGDFQSQLLLTPAKDGYAFDIASARMSGGDMPPVWTRHASGTLSFPRGAPGPAPAIATDGIEGARLGTEQVSAQLRTWGHEPGRRLESVWSNGREAVAQLRAGGDGTGWDPLLLETSLLAAAFVSAPAEDQAFFPGEIARLVFGKAVVPGELLTCTVRRTADATADVWLTDGQGQTRLEARGVRLEWMAREQLPSSLRKRAGESVYEVSWSPASPPQQAETTACAWLLFADEGGVADALAAHIRSTPSASVVRVRPGDAFSEGPGGFRVRPGEAADYARLLEALRGAGGPLLTRVVHLWALDGREKGGAPGDEASRLSWPVVALVQALAKANANARVHVVTRGAQAVHAGELPTPAQAALWGLGRVVADELASLWGGVLDLEAPGTPADAERMYHALLGGSWPQGAALRGGGWHTPRLTRAVAEYGEPVTFRRDASYLLTGGAGALGRAVATWMADQGARCLVLAGRSDGSREVLALEQELAARGVRVVLERVDVARREEVQALLSRMAEQLPPLRGVVHAAGVLEDALLVNQDPAAFARVLAPKVAGTVHLDELTRQRPLDFFVSFSSIAALLGNAGQGAYAAANAFLDAFAATQRARGLPALTVSWGTWQVGMAAAASATRKHWLQAMPPGLGVNVLGRLMRSGRAWAIGMSADWSCYEDGNAVRALLLEELTRGGSAKPAPAPVPQAQSPVAPVSTEPPLVSALRQVAAARHEEFVLDQVSRIVRTVLLLDDAIPVSPTRRLDELGLDSLLAVDLVNALRAETGLPLPVTLPMEHPNTAAIARYIHRSLEASAAP, translated from the coding sequence ATGAACGAAGCGCTTCAGGCCATCTCGGACATCCTGGCGGAGCTGACACCCGAGGACCGCGCCGCGCTCGCAGCGATGGTGGGAAAGGCTCCGAGTCCCGTCGCCATCGTCGGCATCGGCTGTCGCTTCCCGGGCGGAGCCGACAACCCCGAGCGCTTCTGGGAGTTCCTGCGCGCGGGGACCGACGCTGTCCGCGAAGTCCCGCGAGAGCGCTGGAACGTGGACGACTATTACGATCCGGATCCCCAGGCGCCGGGGAAGATGGTCACCCGTTACGGCACGTTCCTCGACGAGGTAGACCGGTTCGATGCGCCGTTCTTCGAAATCTCCGGGCGCGAGGCGCAGTCGATGGACCCGCAGCAACGGCTGCTGCTCCAGGTGGGCTGGGAGGCCCTGGAGAGCGCGGGCCTGCCACCGGATGGGCTCAAGGGGCGCGCGGTGGGCGTGTTCGTCGGCAGTTGCCTCCATGACTACGAGATCCTCGCGCAGCGCCGCGGTCTGGAACGCTTTGATGCCCACTCGGTGACGGGCGGGATGTCGAGCGTGCTCGCTGGCCGCTTGTCGCACTTCCTCGGGTTGCACGGGCCCAGCCTCACGGTGGACACCGCGTGCTCGTCCTCACTCGTTGCGCTCCACCTGGCATGCCAGAGCCTGCGCGCCGGTGAGTCCGACGTGGCGCTCGCAGCGGGGGTGAATCTGCTCCTGGCGCCCGAGAGCATGGTCATGTTGTCTCGCCTGGGGGCCTTGTCGCCGGATGGCCGTTGCAAGTCGTTCGACATCCGCGCGAACGGGTTCGCGCGAGGAGAGGGCTGCGGTGTCGTCGTCCTCAAGCGGCTGCCAGATGCGCTTGCGGCCGAGGACCGCATCTTCGCGGTGATTCGCGGCTCTGCCGTCAACCACGACGGGCGCAGCACGGGGCTCGCGGCGCCGAACGCGCAAGCCCAGAAGGCGGTGATTACCGAAGCGCTCGGGAACGCGGGCGTGAGGCCGGAGCAGGTGGGCTACATCGAGGCACACGGGACGGGGACGCCGCTCGGGGACCCCATCGAAGTGGACGCGCTCAAGGAGCTGTTCGCGAGCCGCAAGGACGGCTCGACCTGCGGGCTCGGGTCCGTGAAGACCAACCTGGGACACCTGGAAGCGGCGGCGGGAATCGCCGGCATCATCAAGGTGGCGCTGTCCCTGCAGCAAGAGGCCATCCCGCCGCACCTGCACCTCACCGAGCTGAACCCGCGCATCCAGCTGTCGGGGTCGCCGTTCAGCATCCCGGCGTCAGTGCAGCCGTGGAAGCGCGCGGGCGCGCCGCGGATCGCGGGCGTGAGTTCCTTCGGTCTGTCTGGCACCAACGCGCACGTCGTGATGGAGGAGGCGCCCGTGCGCGAGCAGCGCCCTGTATCCGCGGGCCGGCCGGCGCATCTGCTGACCCTCTCGGCGAAGTCGTCCGCGTCACTCCGGGAACTCGCGCGCCGGTACGCCGCGCTGCTGGGGGCTCCGGGGGGGGCGGCGCTGGGGGACGTCGCGCGGTCCACGCACCTGGGGCGCTCGCTGCTCTCGCACCGCCTGGCGGTGGTGGCGGAGGGCCGGGAAGAGGCCCAGGAGGCGCTCAGCGCGTTCGCGGAGGGGAAACCTTCGCGCACGGTTGCGTGCGGTGAAGCGTCCGCGTCGCAGCGGCCGCGGGTGGCGTTCCTTTTCACGGGCGAGCTCGCGCCGCTCACCGCTGCGGGACGGACACTCCATGAGACCGAACCCGTGTACCGCGCGGCCGTGGAGCGCTGCGCGCAGCTGCTCGGGCCGGCGCTTGGGGCCGGCGTGACGCAGGCGCTGCTCGGCCGGGGCGCGCTCGAAGACGCTTCCATCGTTCAGCCAGCGCTGTTCATCATGCAGTACGCGCTGGCCGAGCTGTGGGCGTCCTTTGGCGTGCGTCCGGAGGGGGTGCTCGGGTACGGAGCCGGAGAGCTCTCCGCCGCGTGTGTCGCGGGCGTGCTGAGCCTTGAGGACGCGCTGAGGCTCGCGGCCGAACGCGGGCGGCTGCTGCAGGGACTTCCCGAGGCAGGCGAGGCAGCCGCCGTGTTCGCGAGCGAGGCGGAGGCCGCCCGTGCCATTGCATTGCATCCGCGCGGGGTGACCATGGCCGCCTTCGACGAGCCGGGGCAGGTGGTCATCGCCGGTGCGGCTGCTGCGTTGCGCGAGGTGGTGGCTGCGCTTGAGGCGCAGGGCCTGAGGACATCGCCGGTGCGCGCGCCGCCTGCGTTCCGCAGGCCCGGCGTGGAGGCCATGCTTCCGGCGTGGGAGCGCGCGGTGGCGCAGGTGCGTTTCAGCCCACCGCGCTGCGTGTTCGCATCGACCGTGACTGGTGCGATGGCGGCGCCCGGAGGGGTGGCACATGCAGACTACTGGCGCCGGCAAGCGGGCGAGCCGGTGCGTTTCCGGCAGGCGCTCGAGGCGTTGCGCGGGGCCGGGTTCGACACCTTCGTGGAGCTGGGGAGGCAACCGGCGCTGATCGGCCTGGGACGCAAGTGCCTGCCCACTGCGGAGGCGGTGACGTGGGTCGCGTCACTGAAACCAGAGCGGGAGGAGGCACGAGGGATACTGGAGGGACTCGGGGAGCTTGTCGCGCGAGGCGTGCAGGTAGAACTCTCTGGCCTCCATCGGGACGAGCGTGGCCCACGCATCCCGCTGCCCACCTACCCGTTCGCCAAGGAGCGCTACTGGTTGGAGGCGGCAGCGGCGGCGCAGGGGCCTTACCGCCCGAGTGCTCCCGGCACGGGACTTCTCGGCACACGGCGTGAGTTCGCGGGAGACACCGTCTGCTTCGAGGCGAGCTGGAAGGGTTCCGAACTCCCCTTCGCGAAGGAGCACCGGTTCGACGGCGGGCCTGCGCTCCCCTCTGCAGCTCAGCTGGTGCGCGTGCACCTGGCCGCGGCACAGGTGATGGGCAGTGAACGTGTCGAGCTGCAGCGCGTCCGGCTCCAGGCTCCGCTTGCGGTGACGGACCCTCCCGGTGATTTCCAGAGCCAGCTGCTGCTCACCCCGGCGAAGGATGGCTATGCGTTCGACATCGCGAGCGCGCGCATGTCCGGTGGAGACATGCCGCCCGTGTGGACGCGGCATGCTTCAGGGACGCTGTCATTCCCTCGAGGCGCCCCTGGGCCGGCACCGGCCATCGCGACGGATGGGATCGAAGGGGCACGGCTCGGTACCGAGCAGGTGTCCGCACAGCTTCGGACGTGGGGGCACGAGCCTGGCCGACGGCTTGAGTCCGTGTGGTCGAACGGGCGTGAGGCGGTGGCGCAGCTGCGCGCCGGAGGGGACGGGACGGGGTGGGACCCGCTTCTCCTCGAGACCTCATTGTTGGCCGCCGCATTCGTGAGCGCACCTGCCGAGGATCAGGCGTTTTTCCCGGGCGAGATTGCAAGATTGGTCTTCGGCAAGGCGGTAGTGCCGGGGGAGCTGCTGACGTGCACCGTGCGCCGGACGGCTGACGCCACTGCGGATGTGTGGCTCACGGATGGGCAAGGCCAGACCCGGCTGGAGGCGAGGGGGGTTCGCCTTGAGTGGATGGCGCGCGAGCAGCTGCCTTCCTCGCTGCGGAAGCGCGCCGGCGAGTCCGTGTACGAAGTGAGCTGGAGCCCTGCCTCCCCTCCACAGCAGGCCGAGACCACAGCGTGCGCTTGGTTGTTATTCGCGGATGAAGGTGGCGTGGCGGACGCGCTCGCGGCGCACATCCGCAGCACGCCGTCCGCCTCGGTTGTCAGGGTCCGCCCGGGCGATGCGTTCAGCGAAGGGCCCGGCGGCTTCCGGGTCCGCCCCGGTGAGGCCGCGGATTACGCTCGCCTGCTTGAGGCGCTCCGTGGGGCCGGAGGCCCGCTGCTGACGCGTGTGGTGCATCTATGGGCGCTGGACGGCCGGGAGAAGGGAGGCGCGCCCGGTGACGAGGCAAGCCGCCTCTCCTGGCCGGTGGTGGCGCTGGTGCAGGCGCTCGCCAAAGCCAACGCGAACGCCCGCGTGCATGTCGTGACGCGAGGGGCGCAGGCTGTCCATGCTGGCGAGTTGCCCACGCCCGCGCAGGCGGCGTTGTGGGGATTGGGCCGCGTCGTGGCGGATGAGCTCGCGTCACTGTGGGGCGGGGTGTTGGACCTGGAGGCTCCGGGCACCCCAGCGGACGCCGAGCGGATGTACCACGCGCTGCTCGGAGGCAGTTGGCCGCAAGGTGCCGCGCTCCGCGGTGGGGGCTGGCATACGCCGCGGCTCACGCGCGCAGTGGCGGAGTACGGGGAGCCGGTGACGTTCCGGCGCGACGCGAGCTACCTGCTGACGGGAGGCGCCGGTGCGCTAGGGCGGGCCGTGGCCACGTGGATGGCGGACCAGGGCGCACGCTGTCTGGTCCTCGCGGGGCGGAGTGACGGCAGCCGGGAAGTGCTCGCGCTCGAGCAGGAACTTGCGGCGCGGGGTGTCCGCGTCGTGCTGGAGCGCGTCGACGTGGCTCGCCGCGAAGAGGTGCAGGCACTGTTGTCGCGGATGGCGGAGCAGCTGCCGCCGCTCCGGGGCGTGGTGCACGCCGCGGGCGTGTTGGAGGACGCGCTGTTGGTGAACCAGGACCCTGCCGCGTTCGCGCGGGTGTTGGCCCCCAAGGTGGCCGGCACGGTCCATCTCGATGAGCTCACGCGGCAGCGGCCGTTGGACTTCTTCGTGAGCTTCTCATCCATCGCGGCGCTGCTCGGCAATGCAGGGCAGGGTGCGTATGCCGCAGCGAATGCTTTCCTCGACGCATTCGCCGCGACTCAGCGTGCGCGGGGGCTCCCGGCGCTCACGGTGAGCTGGGGAACGTGGCAGGTGGGGATGGCCGCAGCTGCCTCTGCGACGCGCAAGCACTGGCTCCAGGCCATGCCGCCCGGACTCGGCGTCAATGTCCTTGGACGGCTGATGCGCAGCGGCCGCGCATGGGCGATCGGCATGTCCGCGGACTGGTCCTGCTATGAGGACGGGAACGCGGTGCGGGCGCTCCTGCTGGAAGAGCTGACGCGAGGCGGATCGGCGAAGCCGGCCCCGGCGCCGGTTCCGCAGGCGCAAAGCCCCGTGGCGCCCGTGAGCACGGAGCCTCCGCTCGTGAGCGCGCTTCGCCAAGTCGCTGCGGCACGGCACGAGGAGTTCGTGCTGGACCAGGTGAGCCGAATCGTCCGCACCGTGCTCTTGCTGGACGATGCCATCCCTGTCTCGCCCACGCGGAGATTGGACGAACTCGGGTTGGACTCGCTGCTCGCTGTGGATCTGGTGAATGCGCTGCGTGCCGAGACGGGCCTCCCACTGCCAGTCACCTTGCCCATGGAGCACCCGAACACCGCCGCCATTGCTCGCTACATCCACCGGAGTCTGGAGGCCTCAGCCGCGCCCTAG
- a CDS encoding trifunctional serine/threonine-protein kinase/ATP-binding protein/sensor histidine kinase, producing MVRRWGYALHEPIHESERSLLIRATRLKDDCPVLIKFPGSDYLDRRRILELRREYALSRRVEGDGIVRVLGFEEFPDRPGLVLEDFGGTSLSQLLKERGRLDVGTFLDFALPITLALGHIHRKSVIHKDIKPHNIIVNPGTGILKLTDFSLAVAIAREVVPPESLTQLAGTLAYMAPEQTGRMNRAVDCRADFYALGATFFEMLTGRRVFPTNEPLELLHAHVAQRPPSPREVVSSIPSALADIVLKLLAKDPEARYQSASGLVSDLEKCRLQLQEGTAAPPFSLGSADRSQRFQLPQGLYGRTSDLELLKELHARAETGRCPLLLVTGSAGIGKSSLVNELHRATAIRQGRFVSGKCDPIHRGVPFDAVQQALRQLVRQTQAEEPAREAFMRERLLEGLGSNAGVLVEAIPDTRALLGEQPPGAPLSADGAHRRLTLVLARALLAFALPGRPLVLFLDDLQWADSATLALVKALALSPDNHHLLLVGAYRDVEVSETHPLALALNELTATGTPLQLLDLAPLGPPEVARMVGDVTGASESQALELGTLIHSRTGGNPFVVREFLRFLYEQGLLRASPRGTGWDWDFSEIESQEIPEDAAGLMAVELRRLPRETMEVLQQAACLGSMFGFRDLTLAHGATSAETARVLWSAIERGLVLPLSPDYRLLDPHGDSVPPDFDVPLRFLHDRVRQAAYMLSPEAERATRHVRTGLRLYEDARAAGSVEERAFTILPHLGHGLEQIAPDLRLELADLHLKAGQRAKASGAYRTACGLFRAGSTLLPASPWEHEHERAFALYMEYAESSYLAGDFEVARTCFETLRAQAHSAEHQATVLGLQTHLAALNSEYTEALKLSLEGLRVLGVECPASLDREQLAAQMREVSELMKGRGVADLLQLPRLKDPHVELVHGLLAAATTPAYFVAQHIVMWLALRLVKLSLEHGNSRFSPYGYALLGLLHTSGRDDPFTGQEFGQLAIELTGHFQDPIVKAHVHFVHASFISHWVRGSRTSLELLTEAYKGAMEGGDWKRVAHCLIVRAWLRLSLGDPLPELVAENRKFLELLKPFKDAGNFTNFQYIQQTVLLLTGAEEVPEYAPEIQWPLSQAYRAVVLAEQHYLMGRPKQALAHAEAAKPWLAAVPGQVVLVTHAFYHAMSAAAVCLDSPQPPESLLAVMEKHLAYLEKCAQRAPENYAPHHLLVRAELARVRRQEQETLQAYEEAITAARASGLPNLEALACQQACRFQVERGRRPHAYAYLLEALNACERWGAYGKANQLLAEHASLLRTYGGTAGRWGAVARMTPPETSAAASSESRNDLLDMTSVMKASQTISSELQFSQLVANLIGIVLESAGAQRGVLVLQREQDFFVEAAAEVGGPQGLVTPSQPLALSEALCHAIAHQVLRTGAPVVLDDACAQEPFRTDLYISRHGVRSVLCTPIFHRNHLLGLFYLENNLAAGAFNGSRLEVLGILSAQAAISIENAALYRTMEEHSRTLEQRVTERTEQLHQKNAELQHTLETVKTMQAQIITQEKLASLGELTAGIAHELKNPLNFMNNFAEGSLELLQELAEDLGDGTGLPPPWKDKLLTLMSELTQNSFKVCEHGHRATSIIDGMLRHARAPAGKRHLADINQLVEEAVRFIQHGLHSQTPKIEVAIDTELDPSVPSLSLATEDIRRVILNLLDNSCYAAHHKGRRLGLASLPQVRVSTRWTGSAVEMRIRDNGEGIAPAIRDRLFTPFFTTKPPGKGTGLGLSISHDIIVATHGGTLHVESEEGQYAEFILTLPGETRLSL from the coding sequence ATGGTGCGTAGGTGGGGGTACGCGCTTCATGAGCCCATTCACGAGAGTGAGCGCTCGCTGCTCATCCGGGCGACCCGGCTCAAGGACGACTGCCCGGTCCTGATCAAGTTCCCGGGCAGTGACTACCTCGACCGGCGCCGCATCCTGGAGCTCCGGCGCGAGTACGCCCTCTCCCGCCGCGTCGAGGGGGACGGCATCGTGCGCGTGCTCGGGTTCGAGGAGTTCCCCGATCGGCCGGGGCTCGTCCTGGAGGACTTCGGCGGTACCTCGTTGAGCCAGTTGCTCAAGGAGCGCGGGCGGCTGGACGTGGGGACCTTCCTGGACTTCGCCTTGCCCATCACCCTGGCGCTCGGCCACATCCACCGCAAGAGCGTCATCCACAAGGACATCAAACCCCACAACATCATCGTCAACCCCGGGACCGGCATCCTGAAGCTCACGGACTTCTCCCTCGCGGTGGCCATCGCGCGGGAGGTGGTCCCCCCCGAGAGCCTCACCCAGTTGGCGGGCACGCTGGCCTACATGGCCCCGGAGCAGACCGGACGCATGAACCGGGCCGTGGACTGCCGCGCGGACTTCTACGCCCTGGGCGCCACCTTCTTCGAGATGCTCACCGGCCGGCGCGTCTTCCCCACCAACGAGCCGCTGGAGCTGCTCCATGCCCATGTCGCCCAGCGTCCTCCCTCGCCGCGCGAGGTGGTCTCCAGCATTCCCTCCGCGCTCGCGGACATCGTGCTCAAGCTGCTGGCCAAGGATCCGGAGGCCCGGTACCAGAGTGCCTCGGGCCTCGTCTCCGACCTGGAGAAGTGCCGGCTCCAGCTCCAGGAGGGAACCGCCGCGCCCCCCTTCTCCCTGGGTTCCGCGGACCGCTCCCAGCGCTTCCAGTTGCCGCAAGGGCTCTACGGGCGCACCTCGGACCTGGAGCTGCTGAAGGAGCTGCATGCGCGCGCGGAGACCGGACGGTGCCCATTGCTGCTGGTCACCGGCTCTGCGGGCATTGGCAAGTCCTCCCTGGTCAACGAGCTGCACAGGGCCACGGCTATCCGCCAGGGGCGGTTCGTCTCGGGCAAGTGCGACCCCATCCATCGAGGCGTGCCCTTCGACGCCGTGCAGCAGGCGCTGCGGCAGCTCGTGCGCCAAACCCAGGCGGAGGAGCCCGCCCGGGAAGCCTTCATGCGCGAGCGCCTGCTGGAGGGGCTGGGCTCGAACGCGGGGGTGCTCGTCGAGGCCATTCCAGACACCCGCGCGCTCTTGGGGGAGCAGCCCCCTGGGGCGCCCCTGTCCGCGGACGGAGCCCACCGCCGGCTTACGCTGGTGCTGGCGCGGGCGCTCCTGGCCTTTGCCTTGCCAGGCCGGCCGCTCGTGCTGTTCCTGGACGATTTGCAGTGGGCCGACAGCGCCACCCTCGCCCTGGTGAAGGCGCTCGCGCTGAGCCCGGACAACCATCACCTGCTGCTGGTGGGCGCCTACCGGGACGTCGAGGTCTCCGAAACGCATCCCCTGGCCCTCGCGCTCAACGAGCTGACCGCCACGGGCACGCCGCTCCAGCTCCTCGACCTGGCACCGCTCGGCCCGCCAGAGGTGGCGCGGATGGTGGGAGACGTCACCGGTGCAAGCGAATCCCAGGCCTTGGAGCTGGGCACGCTCATCCACTCCAGGACGGGAGGCAATCCCTTCGTCGTCCGAGAGTTCCTCCGGTTCCTGTACGAGCAGGGCCTGCTGCGCGCCAGCCCTCGCGGCACGGGGTGGGACTGGGACTTCTCCGAGATCGAATCCCAGGAGATTCCCGAAGACGCGGCGGGGCTGATGGCGGTGGAGCTCCGCCGGCTGCCTCGGGAGACCATGGAGGTGCTGCAGCAGGCCGCCTGTCTGGGCTCCATGTTTGGATTCCGCGACCTCACGCTCGCCCACGGCGCCACGAGCGCGGAGACGGCGCGCGTGCTCTGGAGCGCCATCGAGCGCGGGCTCGTGCTGCCGCTCAGCCCGGATTACCGGTTGCTCGATCCCCACGGGGACAGCGTGCCTCCGGATTTCGATGTGCCCCTGCGCTTCCTCCATGACCGGGTGCGGCAGGCGGCCTACATGCTCAGCCCCGAGGCCGAGCGCGCCACCCGTCACGTGCGGACGGGCTTGCGCTTGTACGAGGACGCCCGCGCTGCGGGGAGCGTGGAAGAGCGGGCGTTCACGATTCTTCCGCACCTGGGCCACGGGCTGGAGCAGATCGCTCCGGACCTGCGGCTCGAGCTGGCCGACCTCCACCTGAAGGCGGGGCAACGGGCGAAGGCCTCGGGCGCGTACCGCACCGCATGCGGGCTGTTCCGTGCAGGCAGCACCCTGCTTCCCGCCTCCCCCTGGGAGCATGAGCACGAACGGGCCTTCGCCCTCTATATGGAGTACGCGGAGTCCAGCTACCTGGCGGGAGACTTCGAGGTGGCCAGAACCTGCTTCGAGACGCTGCGGGCCCAAGCGCACTCCGCGGAGCACCAGGCCACGGTGCTCGGCCTGCAAACCCACCTGGCGGCCCTGAACAGCGAATACACCGAGGCGCTGAAGCTGAGCCTCGAGGGCTTGCGCGTGCTGGGCGTCGAGTGCCCGGCCTCACTGGACAGGGAGCAACTGGCGGCTCAAATGCGGGAGGTCTCGGAGCTGATGAAAGGGCGCGGGGTGGCGGACTTGCTCCAGTTGCCCCGGCTGAAGGATCCCCACGTGGAGTTGGTTCATGGCCTGCTGGCCGCGGCCACGACCCCCGCCTACTTCGTGGCGCAGCACATCGTCATGTGGCTGGCGCTCCGGCTCGTCAAGCTGTCGTTGGAGCACGGCAACAGCCGCTTCTCTCCCTACGGCTATGCGCTCCTGGGCCTCCTTCACACCAGTGGGAGGGATGACCCGTTCACGGGACAGGAGTTCGGGCAGCTGGCCATCGAGCTCACCGGTCACTTCCAGGATCCCATCGTCAAGGCCCACGTGCATTTCGTGCATGCCTCCTTCATCAGCCACTGGGTGCGCGGCTCCCGTACCAGCCTGGAGCTGCTCACGGAGGCCTACAAGGGCGCGATGGAGGGCGGGGATTGGAAGCGGGTGGCGCACTGTCTCATCGTGCGTGCCTGGCTGCGGCTCTCCCTGGGGGATCCCCTCCCGGAGCTCGTGGCCGAGAACCGCAAGTTCCTCGAGCTGCTGAAGCCGTTCAAGGATGCAGGCAACTTCACTAACTTCCAGTACATCCAACAGACCGTGCTGTTGTTGACAGGTGCCGAGGAAGTGCCCGAGTACGCGCCCGAGATCCAGTGGCCCCTGTCACAGGCGTACCGGGCGGTCGTGCTGGCCGAGCAGCACTACCTGATGGGCAGGCCCAAACAGGCGCTGGCGCATGCCGAGGCCGCCAAGCCCTGGCTGGCCGCCGTCCCGGGTCAGGTCGTGCTGGTAACACATGCCTTTTATCATGCCATGAGCGCGGCGGCGGTCTGCCTGGACAGCCCCCAGCCACCAGAGTCCCTGTTGGCGGTGATGGAGAAGCACCTCGCGTACCTGGAGAAGTGTGCCCAACGGGCTCCGGAGAACTACGCGCCCCACCACCTCCTCGTCCGGGCGGAACTCGCCCGCGTGAGGAGGCAGGAGCAGGAGACGCTTCAGGCGTATGAGGAGGCCATCACCGCCGCGCGCGCGAGCGGGCTCCCCAATCTGGAAGCCCTCGCCTGCCAACAAGCATGCCGCTTTCAGGTAGAGCGGGGACGGCGGCCCCACGCCTATGCCTATCTGCTGGAGGCACTCAATGCCTGTGAGCGTTGGGGCGCCTATGGAAAGGCCAACCAGTTGCTGGCCGAACACGCGTCCCTGCTGCGTACCTATGGAGGGACCGCCGGCCGCTGGGGCGCGGTGGCGCGGATGACGCCCCCGGAGACGAGCGCCGCGGCCTCTTCCGAATCGCGCAATGACCTGCTCGACATGACCTCGGTGATGAAGGCCTCGCAGACCATCTCCAGCGAGCTGCAGTTCTCACAGCTGGTGGCCAACCTCATCGGCATCGTCCTGGAGAGCGCCGGCGCACAGCGGGGCGTGCTGGTGCTCCAGCGCGAGCAGGACTTCTTTGTCGAGGCGGCAGCGGAGGTGGGCGGCCCCCAGGGCCTCGTGACGCCTTCTCAGCCTCTGGCCCTCAGCGAGGCGCTGTGCCATGCCATCGCGCATCAAGTGCTGCGAACCGGCGCCCCCGTGGTACTGGATGACGCGTGCGCCCAGGAACCCTTCCGCACGGACCTCTACATCTCCCGCCACGGCGTGCGCTCGGTGCTCTGCACGCCCATCTTCCACCGCAATCACTTGCTCGGCCTGTTCTATCTGGAGAACAACCTGGCCGCAGGGGCCTTCAACGGCAGCCGCTTGGAAGTGCTGGGCATTCTCTCGGCTCAGGCCGCGATCTCCATCGAGAATGCCGCGCTGTACCGCACGATGGAGGAGCACAGCCGAACCCTGGAGCAACGCGTCACCGAACGCACCGAGCAGCTCCACCAGAAGAATGCCGAGCTTCAGCACACGCTGGAGACGGTCAAGACCATGCAGGCGCAGATCATCACCCAGGAGAAGCTTGCCTCGCTGGGAGAGCTCACCGCGGGCATCGCGCACGAACTGAAGAACCCGTTGAACTTCATGAACAACTTCGCCGAGGGCTCCCTGGAGTTGCTCCAGGAGCTGGCGGAGGACCTGGGGGATGGCACGGGGCTTCCGCCCCCCTGGAAGGACAAGCTCCTGACCTTGATGAGTGAGCTGACGCAGAACTCCTTCAAGGTGTGCGAGCACGGGCACCGCGCCACGAGCATCATCGACGGGATGCTGAGGCATGCGCGCGCCCCCGCTGGGAAGCGGCACCTGGCCGACATCAACCAGCTGGTGGAGGAAGCCGTCCGGTTCATCCAGCACGGACTGCACTCCCAGACACCGAAAATCGAGGTGGCCATCGATACCGAGCTCGACCCCTCCGTGCCCTCCCTGTCCCTGGCCACCGAGGACATCCGCCGGGTCATCCTCAACCTGCTGGACAACAGCTGCTACGCGGCCCACCACAAGGGGCGGCGTCTTGGGCTGGCCTCACTGCCCCAGGTGCGGGTGTCCACGCGGTGGACGGGAAGCGCGGTGGAGATGCGGATACGCGACAATGGAGAGGGCATTGCCCCGGCCATCCGGGACCGGCTCTTCACCCCCTTCTTCACGACCAAGCCGCCGGGGAAAGGCACGGGGTTGGGTCTGTCCATCAGCCACGACATCATCGTTGCCACCCACGGCGGGACGTTGCACGTGGAGTCCGAGGAGGGGCAATACGCGGAGTTCATCCTCACGCTGCCGGGAGAGACACGCCTGTCTTTGTGA